The Aquila chrysaetos chrysaetos chromosome 11, bAquChr1.4, whole genome shotgun sequence sequence TGCAATTCAATCAAAAGATTAAAAGACAATCCAAAACACGTTTTGCAcaggcttcatttttttttgctgctctcCAAACTGTTTGTTCACTTCTGAATCAGAGCCAAGGGACTTCTATAACTAACACCAACAAAACAGCTTTCCAAAGTGATGTGACAACACACTGAAAAGTTCTTGTAGCAAATATATCACCAGTGTTGCCATTAGCTCAAACTTCATTTAAACTGATGAGCAGAACTGTTGCCCTTAGAGAGTTAGACTTGCCCATAGCAAAGGCATATACCAGTTTAATCAGAATTTGAATGCTCTGAGGGACTTAATGTGGGGTTAGTAGGAAAGACAAGGCAACAGAGACCCCAGCAATAGGAACTGAAAGAAAGATGGCTTAGCTAAATGCATGTGGGCAAGGACCTGAGAACACCTGGAATGAGGGCTATTAATGAAGCAGTGAGTGAAAGCAGTTTGGTGCTGTAGGCAAGGATCCTGCTGGACtttcctgtttctcctcttctaACTAGAGCAGTCCACAAAATTTTACCTGTCACTCTGGTGGGACAGGACTCTGGAAGGATGAATCTACATTTACAGAAACCTGTCTACAGCCCATTATGGGTCCTACAGCCTGTTTTCCATTTGTCATTTGATAAAGAGGTACTTTAGTAGCAGTGTGCCCAAGAAAAATTCTTTAATAAATTCTCTGAAACCTTAATTACTATGCAGATATAAGAACAATAAAAGAAGTAAGAATTACTAGGAAGCCACTTGACAGAAAATaatcattttcttctctggccTAAAGAGAGACTGTACAGCACTTTGGCCTCCAGCTCTGTTACATTAGACTACCTTATAAGCAAAAGTatagcttgggtttttttgacaacATCACAACAAATTTGCTTGGTCTTTGTTTCCATTAACATATAATAGATAACATTCTTTTTAACTGCTGTACAGTCTAGTATTCACAGAGCATCCAAGAATATCTTTACAATGTTCATTTATGATCACTAGTAAGCATTTCCACTGTGCAGAATTCTAGTTTTTTGAGTTTCACATAGTATGATTGTCTTTACAGAAAAGTGGAATTTTTGAGAACAGGCTTAATAAGActgtttctttctggttttaattcttCAGTTCCTCACTGTGCTGAACTACGACAGCCGCATCGCCCACCACATTTCAGTGATGGAGGAGACTCTTGGCATCATGGATAAGGTAAATCCCAAGTGAACCACCACATTTGAGAGACACATCCTTAGTTTAAATGCAACTCCTCTCCTTCATTAGCAAGAGGTGTTTGTAAGGAGTAAGTGCAACTGATGTAGGCATACTAACTCAAGGACTGGAGCATAGCCGTAACAGTGCACACAGATGAATATATATATCCATCTATTTATGCATCTGGCTTTCAATAGTTTCTTCAACTTGTGCTGTCTACAGCAGCAGTTCTCTAAAGTCTTTGGAAGCAGTCATCATACATGGATTGGTGCATAGATCAACCCTACGGAGAGAAATCTACTTGCTCTGTTACTGGaattaaatgctttccttcctGAACATCTGAATGCAGATCTGCTTATCACTTCTTACACAGCGCTGCCTATAAAAGTCACTCTTCCATTTCTAATGAAGCATTCTTCCAGTCTTCACTGCTTAATGTTTCTCTCCAGGAGCACCAGCCTGTTCATAATATCACTACCCCCCTATATTCAAAATAAGAGACACAACAATCTGATTTGCTGGCTCCCTCATCTATTTCAACATTCAAATTGTGATTATCCTTGTTTTTAAGTGATTCCACTGGATTTTCTCCAGGTTGCTCTAGCTGGCAtcagcctcctctccctcctcaaGCTTTAGTATTTATCTTGTCCCTTTACAGCCCATCCGACAGCTTCAGCATAACcctttcttcagcagctcctaGCAGTCAAGAGAGTGTTCTCAACTCACTGATTCCACTgacttcctttcctccctttgccTTTCAGGTTTTATCTTTAATATATCTCTCTCCCTGACCCACACCTCTTTGTTCCTTGTCTGCTACTTATATTAGAACTCCATAAAGCATACTGGAATACAGTGTGTGTGAAAGACACTATATGACATAAAGCTAGGATATGCTACTAGTCAAATCAAAATACATGAAAGTTTATTGAGCTACAGTGCATTGTTTAAGATTCTAGGTTTCCATCATAGGTTTTCCTGAACAGCTTTTGTATCATCtcatatatttgctttattcaTTTGGAAATGGACAGCTGCACAAGAAGAATGTGAAGAACCGtcagaaaagaattaaagagTTGGAGAAGTGCATCAGTTTAAAAGAGGAAGCAAACTACGAGCTCAGCCTGgagctgaaagaaatgcttgtcTCTGTTTCAGAAAGGAGGCATATCTTTGAGGCAGCTGGTGAGTCACAGTAATGCACTTTACATCACAAGCAAAGAACATTCAAAAAATATCTCCAAGGCTAGATGGTCCTGTTCTCCATCAGCATCAGCTAAGGGGCAAGGAGCACCTATTTCTTACTGTATGTGCACAATTAGCAGTGCCCTTTCTACCACAACAATTTAACATTGTTTACTTAAGAGCATACCTACAGATTGTTGCTCTTGTAACCAAAGTTAATTGACTAAATTGCTGAAACTATTTAAGTCAAAATATTATAGTCATTAATACCTTCATTAGGCAACatgctttcattctttctcaGAACTGTTCAACCCACTTCTTTCCACCCATTCAAGGGAACAGAGGAAGTAATGTGAAGCTGAGAAGGGTATTCACTATTAGGAAAACTGTAGACATCTTTCCACTAGTAAAACAGTTACAGATTTTCAGAACAGTGGGTACTTGCTAGAAACTAAAGGAAGCATTCCCAATgcctttttgaaattttttgctttattcagtACTATAAAGACTCTTAAGACCAACTGcaagccttttttaaaatgcttgccAATTTTTTACAGAACTTGGAATAACCCTGTGACAGATccaatataaatatatagacTATACATCCCCTACAAGTACAGACTAAcccttgtattttgttttatgcagACACACGGCATGTTTCTGAAAAGATTGCAAAGCAGCGTTACCGAGAGATTTTGAAGCAGAAACACCTACGGGGTCTTGTAAAGGAACAGGAAGAACAGTTTGAAATTCTTCAGGCAGAAGTTGAAAGGCTGAAATCAAGAACATTTcctattctttaaaaatcagagtcCAGGTAGATGTATAATACCATggtttttctaagaaaaaaagcttggaCGTCTACCTTTTGTCCCTgaacttttctttccacaaacaatttcttctgtaactgctttaaaaacaacttcagTTTGAAGGATGCATGTTTGTCTGTTTTGTACATTTTATACCTAGTCTTATCCCCATCACATTTCAGTTCATGTTTGATTATATAAACCATATAGCTCATTACATAAAACAAAGGGTACAAGAAAATGTAGACTGATAGAAGAACCAGTGTATTTGTGTACCCTTAGTCTGCAATATGCAATTATAGAACATTTTGAAGGTAAAGTACTGCAAGAAATCTATGAATTTGCATCTGCTAAAATTCATGTCTGTGGCTTTGACTTcgttttgctttttaaaatatatttacaccTGTGATGGCACAGGTGTAGGTTGCTGAGAAGATGAAGGTATGCTTCAACACGACCATGTGTGCTACCTGGCCCAGTCCTGAAAGCTGCTGCACCTTATGATAGCATTATTACCCACAGCCACCAGTAGCTGTGGCTGCTTCCACTGGCAGAATCATAGGAAAATGAGGTTTGGAAGCATCTGGCCTCCTGAAATAGTTGCTGCTATCTCCCACCCCTTTGCATTGATATGCAGTATATTCTCCTGCCAGATCTCTCCAAGACAACTAAGAAAGATAAAGAACCCTTCATAAAATTAACTACTGCTGGAGACTGATCTACCTACTCAGGTATTCTCACcgatttttatttccctcttccATGGTGTGTTgattcttctcctcctttcatAAATTCACATAAAATCTAAACTCATTCCAGTGCGAGACCATTAATagcttttttaacaaaattctACACTTGTAAGTAAAACTACTTCTGTTGTGATCTTGTACACAACCTCCTTACAGCTGTACACCACCTCCTTTTTTGCTTTATCATCTCTAACTGGGGTCTGTAAGGATTCTAATTATATCTTCATTCTTCTTacaagacttttttcttcctgctgaaaCTTCCCTAGAAGCAGCAGAGTTCCAAATTTGCCAAGGATCCCTAGGGGAGAGAACCACCCCCTTCACCAGGCACCATCATCTTTTTTTACTAAGCtaagaggcagaagaaatagTGTCTTAATACTGAAACTACGATTAGGTTGTTCTTCATTAATTTGCTGTGGACAGCAAGTCAGTATTCTTAAGAGCAAGTTGTGGGTACAAATTTAAGTCTAATGAGCCCTATCAATGTTAAAAGGGTCCGTATgatctctgattttctttcccttatgAGAATAAAGGCAGACAGAAGTCACCACGCTATATGCACAGACCATGATGAGTAAATAAGTAATTTCAagttaagataaaaaaaaaaaaaaaaattttaaaaaggcaacatTTATTGGAGGATAAATGAAATGCTTAAGTTTGATTCAGCTTTAGGATGCTGTAGTTGAAGCACTCCCATTAGACAAGGccatgtttttcttatttatttaaagagagaaaacaccTTGGCTCTCACATGAAGTAGTAGAGTAGACAGATGTTGGTTGCAATTTTCTTGCCTTCTCTTCTATTATCTCAGGCTGTGGCAGAATGCTTAAGAGACAGCTTCCCTGAAGACAACTGTCTGGACCAGTATCTGAAAATGACTGCACTATGGCACATTTCCTTCAGTAATAATTAAAGTTATTGAGAACATCTCATTGCAGCTTCAGAATATTAACAACATAAAAATTAGTTATCTTTACTTAACTCACAAAATGCCATCATTAACTGACTAGCAGCAGTAAGACATTTGTAAAATGGGGATGTATATGAACAAAGAACTGAACCCTTCCCCATCTGAACATCAACAGAAACAATTAGAGTTCGTTATTTCAAGACAAGTAACCATGCAAAGACTAATCAAAGAATGGACTGCCTTCCACCTGCTCAAGTATGACTTGATTTcatcatatttttattaaataacaaTTCACTGATCAAGTTATTAAGCCAGGTTTTCCAAAACAGCATGAGTTCAATCTTTTCCATTAAGTAATGCCTTTTACAGTGCCTACTGTATCTAGGTACATAGCTTTACAAGTATCTCCTGAGAAAACCTAACCTCAAAGTATAAAGTCCACTGTCTGATCAACACTTCTTATGTGATCAGAattcattcagtattttctgcttttgcatatGTGTAATTGAAAGCTTTGCACCTGTAGATTATGCATCAACAAAATCTTCTTCTGTTCTGCTGTAGTGCAGTAACTGGTCTTCTAATCCAAAAGTATCTATCAGCTGAGTGAGACTCACTTTCTTGCCATCTGCAGAAAAGGCTGACTGTAGTTCATACAGCATCAGCTGGGTACTATTTCTCCATTTCACTATTAAAGCCTGCAGTTCAGACAGGTTGTTCTGAAATtgggacaaaacaaaaaaaattttgtaatttgCTGAAATGCAGGGGGGGTTGATATGCTGCAgatctatttttattaaatgcctTAAACTGAGACAATACacaaacaccacacacacaagAGTGAGTCGGTACTGTTGCTTAAATTAATAATGAGGATTACACTATGAATTCCACTTCaaagaaagacttaaaattgctttttcagagGTTCACCTCACCTTAGATCGATACATCTTAACCAGTTTGAGCCTTCGAAGTagctcttccttctcttgcaCTTGTTTCACCAGccttactttttcttccagggACTGTTGCTGACTAAGATCAACCTGTAGCACATCAGAATTCTCTGCTGATCCACAGAGACCACTCTCCTGTAAGCGACTTTTGAAACATGTATGTCCAGTGCCATTTCTTTCTAGATTTTCAGAACCACCTTGTAATCTGGAACAATCTGTACTTGTCTTTGGCAAGCACCCTTTGTCAGCATCAGCACagtctttttcttcagcatctaTTTTGAGCCGCTTTGCCACTGTAAAATTAGCATTAAATGAGCGTCTTGTTTTCCTTAATCGCTCCCTCAGAGCTGCACTCattggctaaaaaaaaaaaaaaaataaaataaacaaaaaaaatcccagaaggATCAGAATAATCTAATTTTTGATCAAATTTCAAAGAATTGTTAACACTGGttattatttacataaaatttgTTGTATATGTAAAGATCATTGTAAAGCCAGACTTCCTAATTCTCTCTATAGCTTTCACAAACTTGAACAAAGTtaacttcttccttttgcatgtatttgcaCACACAGCTGCAAGACATGGAAAGACGTACCTCCACATTTTCTAGGAGCAAATCCTGTATTCTATTGAGGCAAACCTACTCATCTAGTCTTTGTGCAGAAGATATACAGCATATTTCAACTTGGCTAATTTTATTCCATCAAGTTCCAATTTCCCCCTCTAGTTTAATGGAGAtaatggttgggttttttactgTTCCATCCCACCACACATACACTTTCTGTATTAGCACTAATataaaacatctgtattttaCTTGAGAGTATTAGAAATGATTTGTATAATTTTGACTTGTTCATGCTTTGAGATCCTTCACTGAAAAGCAtcttaaaagtgatttttttttcttcaaagtaagttaacaattattttttataatctgTGTCTAACATTTTTACCTGTGAAAATATACTAAAATATGGGAGAGAGGAACTGGTTAAGGAACACTTGCAAACTAGCCATATCCTATATAGGTCCGGATGCTGAGCATGACAGCATCACCATAACGCATGCTAGGATGAACACCAAAGTAGAGCTCACCATTATGGAGACTATACAAACTGAAAGCAATGTACTTTGTTTAAGTGCAAGCAGAAGTCACAGAAAGTCATTCTGTGTACACAGGAACCCAGAAAACTAGGATTTGAGAAAACTGAAGGCaacagattaaaacaaaaccaacaacagaaCCCACCACAAACCCTAAATAGTATTTAAATTATTAGTATGGCATTTGGGTTATACCGCTGCTCCATCACTTTGTATTCACAGCAAACATCTGCATATTCAGAGCAAACTATACCAAGCACCAAGTAAGGAATTACCTGGACAACCTTGTAGTTATGGGTATAAGCTACCTATCTTTAGCCTTCCAGCAAACAGTATCTCAGTGACTCCTGACTGCTTGATGCTTTCACAAGCATTTTTGTTACTATGGATAGTCACATtattggaaaaacaaataagTTCTCATACCTGTTTCCCTGAACTAGTCCCCGGTGGAGCTGCTGTCCCAGAATCCTTTGGAGTATGGCACAAAGATGGCAGTTTCTCAAGCACTGGTTCTTCCATCTTGAGATGGATAGCAGTTTCTGTTAAAAGACAGAATGAATTATGTATGGTGCCATTTTCACCCGATTATAATGAGCTATGTGGCTGCAGAAATGAGTAAAAAGCTCTAATAAGAAACACTAAGGCTTATTTTCTAATTGGTAAGTTCAAAAAAGACATCTGCGTAAGTTACACAACTGTTTCATATGCTAAGTAATATCTTGCTTTGTGAATGGCTTTTCTTCAGGAGGATGAACGACACTACTAACTGGTATAAAGTATCTTACTATGAATTttgtatattatttttccttcactcaTAAAGctctatggatttttttctgtaaagatgaaaaatattgtaaaaagtCTTACAGGTATTctccattatattttttttttctatctgatATCCTTTTCAAGTGTTAAAAGGAACAAGACAACTTATGAAGCAATTGAACCCATTACAGTATGCCGATAAATCCAAGGTCAGATCCTGCAACAAACTCATCAAAAAAAGCTCGCTCTAAACAAACTGTATCTTCTTAACCTGAATGACCCTTACTGCTTGTCTAACTCAAAGGAATAATCTTTACTAAGCCAGGTTGTGAAGAACCAGTCCTTTCATTTAACTGCATCCCAAGTAGTGATAAAAGGATTGTTGTGAGCCACACAATTTTTATTGTCCACATGTATAAACAATTAATCttttctataaaacaaaataattgtgtaCCCAGGTCCGTGAAAATAATCCACTGTCTCATTTGATACTTCTGGGGATGCTGcttaaaaaagtaattactcACACAAGTAGAATTTTAGATTAAAAGCATTCCCAGTTCGCTCAGCAAAGTGCCTTAATTAAAACGATAAGTCATAGCTCCCAGCATGTACCAACTTCAAATTGATTTGGCAATGTTTAACTTAGTTTAGCACTTGTGAACCACCTGCTAATGACCAAAGTGCACCTGGAAAATCATCAGCTACACCTCCCTTTACCTGCAAATCGCAATTAGGAGTTTCAAACCAGAagcctcttaaaaataaaatcctgcaaGCCAGTCACTAGGCAACCCAAGACTGGCACAAGGGGCTTCCTCTTCAGAGATGAAACATACCAAAACTTCAGCATACCAAAGCTTTAAGAAACCAGCAACCCTGGTCTTCCTGGCTCTATACCAAAGGATGCAGGTCCTCATTTATCTTAGAAGTCAATGTTCCCCTCAGTTGTTCAAAATTTGACATACAGTATTCTAATAAAAAACGCCAGACTTTAGTAAAGAAAGTCTGGTTAATTGGATATTTTAGCTATCTATCATTTAAACAGAAAGCCCACAGCACCCATTAAATATGATGCAAGTTATCACTATTCTTTCTTAATGTAAACAAAAGCCTAGAAAAAGCTACTGTCATGGCTATGTATACAGTATGTCACAAATATGTAATATATCTTACtaagcagcaaaataatttcaagccTAACAGCTTCAACAGACTTGTTcaactttttcaaagaaaatcatGCAACTCTCTGCCTTTACATTCTAATGCAGATTATTTGTCTTCAAATGACCATGACTACAATGAATACTTTTTCCAGTGGTTCACTAATGCTGTTACTTTAACTCTGCTTGGCAGCACATTCACATAGATCTCCCGCACTCTTAAAATCCTTCCCCAAAATCTCAGCCTAAGAATCCTTTACATTTTCAAGCAGTGATGCTATTTATCACACAGAAGAATAATTCTGTCCAGCAAGTAAGGAAAACTTGGgccaggaggggaaaagaaaattctgtgcTTCGGTACTTACTTGATCTTGCACTTTAGCCAAGCCTCTGATACTACATGCCTCAGTTTTCCTGCTTATTGCTACACTGCGTAACAGGACTCACTCCTTTTATATTCTCCTCTCACCAACCGAGGGCTGTATTAACGACTTCCCTAGCTGCTTTTGCACCctacagagaagcagaaagaaggcCGGGCAGCCCATAAGCAGAGCCACGGATCCGGGGAGCTCTTTCTGAGGTGATGCACCCTGGAGGACCAAGAGGCACCCCAGAAATGGAGCACGGCAGGGACCCGCAGCGCAATCGCAGTCCAAGCAGAGGCTGCTCACAGGCCGCAGAGCGAGGGGAGGCCCCTCACGGAGCACAAAGCCCCCAGCCCTGACGAGGCCTAGCCCGCCCCCAGGAGCCAGCTGGGCCGGGACCCGGGCGAGGGTCAAGGAAGGAGACAACCCGGAAAGACCctgtcccctccctcctctATCCCAGCATCACTAAGCCGTAGAGAAAAGAACCCGCTCCCCTCAGATATGAGGGAGAGGAGCCGAGCAGAAAGAGCCGCCGAGTCCGCCAGCACCTCACCGGCCTCAGCGCTTCAATCTCCCGCTTCCGGGGAAAAGGGGCGGGGCCGGTGGGGCGCCGGCAGTGCGCCTGCGCGCGGGCGCGGCGCCGTACCTAGCGGGCGCGGGTTGCTTTGCGCCTGCGCGCTGTGGAAGGAGGTGTGGGGTTgtggggcgggcgggcgcgcaAAGCTTGTTctgcgggcgggcgggcggtaAATGCGGGGTTGGACGCCGCTGCCGCGAAGGTGCCGGGCAGAGCAGGGCTTCTGGAGCTCCCAGTGCGGGGCATCCCTGGGAACCTCGTACACGCTTCTGTTGCAGCTGGGCATGCAGGGCCATGCTGTGTCCCTTAGGCCGGCATGGGCCTGCCACCCTATGGCTGGGGTCTTGCCCAAGGCCAGGTGCCATCCATCTCCCTGCGAGTGTCCCTGTGCCAGGGAGGAGGGCTCCAGCCTCAACGTAGAGCGCTCCCCACCATGAGTGGCAGGGCAGGCCCAGGCCCAGCCTTTCGGCACAGCGAAGGGAACCACAACTCTACTTCAAGCCACCCATCACCTCTACCTCAGGCACTATCTCCtcacagaaggggaaaaactgtACCCAAGGAACACACCCGGAGACATGCGATCTGAACAGCGCTGTCCTGGTtgtgagggaaggagaaagaaatgaaaatgaagaaacttgACTGGAAAAACAGGTTGTGATTGTGACaaggagcagccccagctgtAGTTGCTGTCATGCAGTTCAGAGCAGGATTAGGGAGTACCCTGATGCTCAAAGGTGCTGCTGAAGCAAGTGTGATTTTTGTATCTTTATCAGCAAACTTCCCTTCCATGCTGCAGACCTGGTTTCCCCATGTGGATTTATGTTTCTTAAAACTTATTtgtacaaaatgtttttccaatATAACTGTCAGGACTGAGAAAATGAGCTGCGGAAGCCCCAACAGCGAAAGCTCC is a genomic window containing:
- the SFR1 gene encoding swi5-dependent recombination DNA repair protein 1 homolog → MEEPVLEKLPSLCHTPKDSGTAAPPGTSSGKQPMSAALRERLRKTRRSFNANFTVAKRLKIDAEEKDCADADKGCLPKTSTDCSRLQGGSENLERNGTGHTCFKSRLQESGLCGSAENSDVLQVDLSQQQSLEEKVRLVKQVQEKEELLRRLKLVKMYRSKNNLSELQALIVKWRNSTQLMLYELQSAFSADGKKVSLTQLIDTFGLEDQLLHYSRTEEDFVDA